In the genome of Thermoproteus tenax Kra 1, the window CCTCTACGTTGGTCCGGCGTACCTCAAGATGCCAAGGCCCTCTTAGTGGCCGTCGTGGACGTCGACGCGCCTGGAGGATACTTCGTGCACTGGGTTTTGTACAATATTCCGCCCAACGTCACAAGTCTGCCTTCCAATATTCCCAAGCAGCCCATTGTGAAGTATGGCGAACAAGGGACCAACGACTTCGGCAAGGTTGGGTACGGAGGCCCGTGTCCACCGCCCGGTCCGCCCCATCGTTATATCTTCATAGTTTTGGCCCTAGACTCGCAGCTCGACGTACAGCCCGGCGCGTCTGACAGAGAGATACTCAGCGTCGCCTCCTCGCATGTGATCGCATCGGGCGAAATAGTCGGCCTCTACGGTCGTTGAAATTTTTAAAAGAGCCGACAGATCGATCTTTATGGAATACAAGCGCGCCGTTTTGTTGAACAGCTTTATCGGCGCCTTTATGGCTAGCATGAATATTTCGGCACTTGTCATAGCTCTACCTGCTGTCTTCCGCGGAATCGATATAGATCCATTCTCCCCTCTTGGCTTTGTCTCAATGCTCTGGCTGATCTTAGCCTATCCCTTCACGATGGCAATATTTGTGGCGATAATCGGACGCCTCTCTGATATGTATGGAAAAGGTAGAGTATTCACGTTGGGCGCTCTGACGTTCACCGTATCCTCTCTGCTCTTGGGGCTGACTCCAGGCAGTGGGGCATTTGCTGCAGCCCTGCTAGTCGCCTTCAGAGTGCTCCAAGGCATCGGCGGCTCCATGATGTTCTCGAACAGCGCCGCCATAATCGCCGACGTCTTTCCCCCCAACGAGAGAGGATTTGCCCAGGGCGTAGTCGGTATATCGTTCTCCGCGGGCTCCATAGCTGGCCTCCTTGTGGGCGGCGCGCTGGCCGTAGTCGACTGGCGGTTGGTCTTCCTAGTCAACGTGCCGTTGGGCCTGCTCACCACTCTGTGGTCCTATAGGACTCTCTTCAACCTCTCTCAGACGGCCGGAGGAGTTGTGATAGATTGGCTCGGCGCTTCGATTTTGGCGGCCGGCCTCTTGTCGGCTCTCTCGGGGTTGACTCTTTCCATGATGCCCTACGGTGGATCTATGGTCGGCTGGGGCAACCCCGCCGTGTGGGCGTTGATAGGCACAGGCATTGCCTTATTGGCGCTCTTGATCCCGCTCGAGAGGAGGGCGGCAAGCCCCATGCTTCGCCTGGACCTCTTCTCAAAAAGACAGTTCTCATTCGGCGTCTTTAGCGCCTTTCTACTATTCTTGGCACAAGGCGCAAATATATTCGTGCTCTCCATATTCCTCCAGGCGGTGTACTTGCCCATGAGGGGTATGCCGTACGAGGAGACCCCGCTCTGGGCCGGCATCTATTTGATACCCAATAGTGTAGCGAGCGCGCTCTTTGCCCCAATTGGGGGAAAGCTGTTGAACAAATTGGGCGCCAGGACAGTCTCGACGCTCGGCGCAGTTCTAGCCGGCATAGGCTTCGAGCTACTAGCGGCGCTACCTTTGTCCTTCGCCTACTCTCTATTTGCAGCTATAATAGCCCTCATAGGGACCGGCTTTGGGCTTTTTATGAGCCCGAACCTAGTTTCCATCCTCAGCTCAGTGCCGTCGAAACACAGAGGCGCTGCATCCGGCATTAGGGCCATGGTGCAGAACGTGGGAACTCTGATGAGCTTTGCGATCTTCATGACTCTCATCATCGCAGGCTCAGCGCCGCTTCTAGCGCCAGCCCTCTATCATGCCCTTTTAAATGCCGGCGTGCCGTCGGACGATGCTCGCTCTCTCCTCTCGATACCGCCCGTGGTGGCCTTCTTTGCCGCCTTTCTGGGCTATAATCCTATAGGCACCTTAGTGTCTCTGGCCCACGTCCAGATAGGCGGGACGGTGTACGCAACAATCACAGAGCCCCGCTTCTTCGCAGACGCTATAGCTCCCGCCTTGCTCTCGGGGTTTCACAACGCCTACCACTTGGCGGCCATATTTGCTTTCGCCGCAGCGGTTCTCTCAGCGCTGAGAGGTAGGGAGACATTATTGGAATGACCGCGCTCCCCGCCCTAAAGGGCGAGGCCTTCGGTTGTAATCAACTGGGAGATCTCAAGACCTCTGAGACGGCAGATCTAATCAGCTCTACGTCCTCTCTAGTTATAGAATAGGGCGGGAGAAACCTCAACACGTTCATACCAGCCGTCAGAGCGAGCACGCCCTTGGACAGAAGTTGCTGTATAAACTGGTCGGCTTTAACTCTCAGCTCTAGCCCCCTCATGAGCCCCATGCCTTTAACTCTTAGCCCGATCCTCGAGCCGTGCTCCGCCAGAGCCTTGGCCAGCTCCTCGCCCATGGCCTCGGCCCTCGCGGGCACGTCCTCCTTCAGCAGAAGCTCTGAGGCTGCGGCCGCGGCCGCCATGACTACAGAGTTGCCGGCAAACGTTGAGCCGTGTTCTCCCGGCTCGAACACGTCGCCGTAGTCCTCCCTGGCGATGACCACTCCTATGGGCAGACCGCCCCCCAGGGCCTTCCCCGCCGTGAATAAATCCGGCTCAACGCCGTACTTCTGAAAGGCCCAGACGGCGCCAGTTCTGCCGAACCCTGTCTGAATCTCATCAAAGATGAGCAAGGCGTTCTTCTCGGCGGTGACCTCGCGTAGGGCCCTCAAGAAGTCTGGAGTTGCGGGATTCACGCCGCCCTCCCCCTGTATAGGTTCTACTACAACGCAACAGACGTCCTCGTCTACGAGTTTCTCGACCTCAGCTGCCACGTTGAATTTGCCGAACTTGACGTACGGATAAAGCGGCTCAAAGGCCTTTCTATAGGCCTCGTTCCAGGTTATAGAGAGGGAGCCCAAGGTCCTTCCGTGGAAACTGTTTGTGAAGGCCACTACCGTGCGCCTCCTAGTGATCTTTTTGGCCATCTTGATAGCAGTCTCCACAGCCTCTGTGCCTGTGTTCTGTAGAAAGACTACTCCAAACTTTGAGGGCAGAAGCCTCGAGAAAGCCGA includes:
- a CDS encoding YbhB/YbcL family Raf kinase inhibitor-like protein, yielding MRRLLLIIAAVAVLAALLLALWSQQHRPVGRVATILVASPAFANGSFIPANYTCDGADVSPPLRWSGVPQDAKALLVAVVDVDAPGGYFVHWVLYNIPPNVTSLPSNIPKQPIVKYGEQGTNDFGKVGYGGPCPPPGPPHRYIFIVLALDSQLDVQPGASDREILSVASSHVIASGEIVGLYGR
- a CDS encoding MFS transporter produces the protein MEYKRAVLLNSFIGAFMASMNISALVIALPAVFRGIDIDPFSPLGFVSMLWLILAYPFTMAIFVAIIGRLSDMYGKGRVFTLGALTFTVSSLLLGLTPGSGAFAAALLVAFRVLQGIGGSMMFSNSAAIIADVFPPNERGFAQGVVGISFSAGSIAGLLVGGALAVVDWRLVFLVNVPLGLLTTLWSYRTLFNLSQTAGGVVIDWLGASILAAGLLSALSGLTLSMMPYGGSMVGWGNPAVWALIGTGIALLALLIPLERRAASPMLRLDLFSKRQFSFGVFSAFLLFLAQGANIFVLSIFLQAVYLPMRGMPYEETPLWAGIYLIPNSVASALFAPIGGKLLNKLGARTVSTLGAVLAGIGFELLAALPLSFAYSLFAAIIALIGTGFGLFMSPNLVSILSSVPSKHRGAASGIRAMVQNVGTLMSFAIFMTLIIAGSAPLLAPALYHALLNAGVPSDDARSLLSIPPVVAFFAAFLGYNPIGTLVSLAHVQIGGTVYATITEPRFFADAIAPALLSGFHNAYHLAAIFAFAAAVLSALRGRETLLE
- a CDS encoding aspartate aminotransferase family protein, with translation MARIARYYREYGVRIVRGYMQYLWDDQGRRYLDCNTNHGVAFLGHANPYIAEAVRRQLEEVWAVPLNFSTPARERFISAFSRLLPSKFGVVFLQNTGTEAVETAIKMAKKITRRRTVVAFTNSFHGRTLGSLSITWNEAYRKAFEPLYPYVKFGKFNVAAEVEKLVDEDVCCVVVEPIQGEGGVNPATPDFLRALREVTAEKNALLIFDEIQTGFGRTGAVWAFQKYGVEPDLFTAGKALGGGLPIGVVIAREDYGDVFEPGEHGSTFAGNSVVMAAAAAASELLLKEDVPARAEAMGEELAKALAEHGSRIGLRVKGMGLMRGLELRVKADQFIQQLLSKGVLALTAGMNVLRFLPPYSITREDVELIRSAVSEVLRSPS